In Hyalangium ruber, the DNA window TGACGCGGGGCGAGAAGAGCTCGCGCGGCACGCCGGAGACCCGCGCCGCCGAGACCGAGGCCGCCTCCCGCGTGCTGGGGCTCTCACTCCGGGAGAACCTGGGCCTGCCCGATGGCTGGGTCTCCCCATGGTCCGGCTTCGATGCCCCCGAGGAGGAGCGCACCCGCAACGCGCCCGTGACGCGGGTCGTCGAAGTGCTGCGCCGCCTGCGTCCCGAGCTCGTCCTCGTCCCCTGGGAGCAAGAGCGCCACCCGGACCACGAGGCCACCAGCGCGCTGGTGACACGCGCCCTGTTCTTCGCCTCCGTCCGACGCTTCGAGACCGAGCCCCCCAGCGCCCCCTTCACCCCGCGACAGGTCCTCTACTACCCCCTGCGACACCTCGCCGAGCCGAGCGTCATCGTCGATGTGACGGCGGCCTTCGATCGAAAGATGGCGGCCATCCGCTGCTACGCGAGCCAGGTGGAGCCGCGCCCAGACGGCCCCCAGACCCTGGTCGGCTCACCCCTCTCGCTCTCCTCCATCGAGGCGCGGGACCGCTTCTATGGCGCCCACATCGGCGTGGCCCACGGCGAGCCCTACGTGGTGCGAGAGACCCTGGGCCTGGCCGATCCGATCGATCATTTTCGCAGGAATAGCTTCGCGCGGCCCCTGTTCTTCCCCCACCGCCGATGACCGACCGCCTCAACCTGGCCATCACCTGCTTTCCCACCTTTGGCGGCAGCGGTCTGATCGCCACCGAGATCGGCCTGGCGATGGCGGAGCGCGGCCACCGCGTCCACTTCATCGCCCGGGATCTGCCGGTCCGCCTCCGAGGCAAGGGCCGACAGGTGCTCTTCCACGAGGTGACCGAGAGCGACTACCCGGCGCTCCAGAACTCGGGCACCTACCCGCTGGCGCTCGCCTCCAAGATGATCGAGGTGGCCCAGTACGAGAAGCTCGACGTGCTGCACGTCCACTACGCGGTGCCCCACGCCACCGCCGCGTGGATGGCGCGCGAGGTGCTCGGCGACAAGGCGCCGCGCATCGTCACCACGCTCCACGGCACCGACACCACACTGGTGGGCATCGACCCCAGCTACCTGCCCATCACCCGCTTCTCCATCCTGCGCAGCGACGCGGTGACGACGCCCTCGGCGTTCCTCCGGCGCGCCACCTGGGAGGGCTTCGGCATCCCGGAGTCCGTCCCCATCGAGGTCATCTTCAACTTCGTGGACACGCGGCACTACGCGCCGAACCGCGATCGCACGGCCCTGCGCACGCTCTTCCCGGACCTGGGAGACACCGAGCAGGTGCTCATCCACGTGTCGAACTTCCGGCCCGTCAAGCGCATCCAGGACGTGGTGTCCGTCTTCGCCGAGGTACACCGCCGCTTCCAGTGCCGGTTGGTGATGGTGGGCGATGGGCCGGAGCGCTCCCCGGCCGAGCGCCGGCTCCGGGAGCTCGGCCTGGAGGAGCGCGTGGCCTTCGTGGGCAAGCAGGAGCAGTTCGTCGAGCTGCTCGCCGCCTCCGACGTCTTCCTGCTCCCCAGCGAGCAGGAGAGCTTCGGCCTCGCCGCGCTGGAGGCGCTGAGCTGCGGCGTCCCCGTGGTCGCCAGCCACATCGGCGGCGTCCCGGAGCTGGTCGATCATGGAGAGACCGGGTACCTGGCGCCCGTGGGCGAGGTGGCGACCATGGCCGCCCACGTCCTCACGCTGCTCCGGGACCGGGCCCGCTGGGACAGCTTCTCGCGCCGTGCGCGCGAGCGCGTCCTCGAGCGGTTCCAGCTCGCGCCGGCCATCGACCGCTACGAGGCGCTCTACCGGCGACTCGTAGCGGGGGCCGACGGCCGCTGACTACTTCTTGTCCTTCCAGTCCGCGAGGGCCTTGGCCACCGCGTCCTTGAAGAAGAAGTTGGGCGCCTTCTGGCCCAGATCCCACGCCACCTGCGCGTGCTTGCGGGCCTCGGCGTAGTTGCCCTTCTTCGCCAGCAGCTCCGCCTTGATCCAGTTGTTGTACCAGTTGGAGTCGATGGCGATGGAGGTGTCCGCGTACTTCAGCGCCAGGTCGAGGTCCTTCGAGTTCTCCGCCACGTAGCTGGCCGCGCTGATGTGCGGGCGCCACGCGTTGTCCAGCGCGTTCTTGATGTTGGCCTGGGCGTGCGCCGCCGTGTCGGCCTTGATCTGCACCGAGACGCGGGTCTTCTCCCACTCCAGATCGAGCGAGGTGTCGTTATCGGTCGTGTTGGAGAAGATGTACGTCAGGCGCTCGCGGTTGGGGATCTGCGCGGTCGTCGCGGCCACGCGCACCACGTCATTGCTGGCCTCGTACTGCTTGCCCTGCCACAGGCCGAGCTCCTTGTTCAGCGCCACCTGCCAGCCCTTCTGGCCGGGGAAGGCGACGATGACGTAGGTGCCCGCGGGGACGGGCTTGCCACCGAAGGTCACGTCCTTGCTGAAGGTGATCTTCGTGGAGGCGTTGGCACCGGCGCGCCAGGGCTTGTCCCAGGGAACCAGGTCGCCGTAGACCTTGCGGCCCTTCACGCCAGGGCTGGAGTAGTCGACGGTGATGTCGGTGACGCCCACCGTCTGCGTCACCTTCGCCGCCGGGCTGGGGGCCGGCAGTTGGAGCTGAGCCGAAGCGGGCAGCGAGATCAGCGCCGCGAGCACCGCTACCAGGCTTCCGAGAGCAACGTTCTTCATCGTCGTCCTTTCTGTTCGAGGAAATGTGAAAGCGGGCGCCTCTATAGACCGAGCCAACCGACCCACCAAGCGTTTCACTCTCGGGAGGAGACCAAGGGAGCAGCTGTCCTAATACCCCATCCAGGCCGCGCGGCTCCGCATCCCAGGTGCTCCCGTTCCCTGGCACTCCCGAGCCCCGGTTCGGCGCTCCCCGAGCCTTCTCACCCCGTGGAAGCACTCTTCTCTCCTGAGAATGCCCCGCTTCCCCAGGTGTCGCCCCGTGAACCGGCACCCCGGCTGCAAAGGCTGACAAGTGATGGCGTGTCCCCATTGGGCGGGGCACGTGCGGCATGCATGGGGGTCGGACGTGGGTAGGTGGAAACGAGGAATGCGGTGGGCGGCGTGCGTCGCGGCGATAGGTTTTCTGGTGCGCTGCGGCGGAGGGCTCGGGACAACGGAGGGCTACACGGAACAGCGCTGGGGCGTCGAGGAGGTGCGCACCTTCGCGCCCGTCGCGGACGCGCGAGTCGAGGCGGGAGCCCCAAGCCAGAACTTCGGCGGCTCCAGTGTGCTCAAGGTGGATGGGTCACCGGAGTACGCCAGCTACCTCCGCTTCGAGCTGAGCGGACTGAGCGGCACCATCAGCCACGCGAAGCTGAGGCTGTACGCGACGGATGCGACCGCCAACGGGCCCGCCGTCTATACGACCGGCTCTGGCTGGCAGGAGGGCTCTCTCACCTTCGATTCCAAGCCCGCGCCCCAGAGCCTGCTGTCCAACGCGGGCGCGGTGGCGGCGAACGCCTGGGTCGAATGGGATGTGACGGCCGCCGTCCAGGGCAACGGCACGGTGAGCTTCGCGGTGCGGCCCACGGGCGGGGATGGCACGGTGTTCCACTCGCGTGAGGCCTCCACTGCCTCCCTGCGCCCCCAGCTCGTGGTGACGCTGAACACCGGCTCGGGGAACTGCACGGTGCAGCGGCAGGAGCACACCGTGCTCGCCACGGACAGCATCAGCGTGGCGGGAGAAACGCCC includes these proteins:
- the bshB1 gene encoding bacillithiol biosynthesis deacetylase BshB1 — translated: MSPTEPGYGLDVLAFGPHPDDVELFCGGLLARMGDLGYRTGIIDLTRGEKSSRGTPETRAAETEAASRVLGLSLRENLGLPDGWVSPWSGFDAPEEERTRNAPVTRVVEVLRRLRPELVLVPWEQERHPDHEATSALVTRALFFASVRRFETEPPSAPFTPRQVLYYPLRHLAEPSVIVDVTAAFDRKMAAIRCYASQVEPRPDGPQTLVGSPLSLSSIEARDRFYGAHIGVAHGEPYVVRETLGLADPIDHFRRNSFARPLFFPHRR
- the bshA gene encoding N-acetyl-alpha-D-glucosaminyl L-malate synthase BshA, producing the protein MTDRLNLAITCFPTFGGSGLIATEIGLAMAERGHRVHFIARDLPVRLRGKGRQVLFHEVTESDYPALQNSGTYPLALASKMIEVAQYEKLDVLHVHYAVPHATAAWMAREVLGDKAPRIVTTLHGTDTTLVGIDPSYLPITRFSILRSDAVTTPSAFLRRATWEGFGIPESVPIEVIFNFVDTRHYAPNRDRTALRTLFPDLGDTEQVLIHVSNFRPVKRIQDVVSVFAEVHRRFQCRLVMVGDGPERSPAERRLRELGLEERVAFVGKQEQFVELLAASDVFLLPSEQESFGLAALEALSCGVPVVASHIGGVPELVDHGETGYLAPVGEVATMAAHVLTLLRDRARWDSFSRRARERVLERFQLAPAIDRYEALYRRLVAGADGR
- a CDS encoding DUF2911 domain-containing protein, producing MKNVALGSLVAVLAALISLPASAQLQLPAPSPAAKVTQTVGVTDITVDYSSPGVKGRKVYGDLVPWDKPWRAGANASTKITFSKDVTFGGKPVPAGTYVIVAFPGQKGWQVALNKELGLWQGKQYEASNDVVRVAATTAQIPNRERLTYIFSNTTDNDTSLDLEWEKTRVSVQIKADTAAHAQANIKNALDNAWRPHISAASYVAENSKDLDLALKYADTSIAIDSNWYNNWIKAELLAKKGNYAEARKHAQVAWDLGQKAPNFFFKDAVAKALADWKDKK